One window of Marinobacterium aestuarii genomic DNA carries:
- a CDS encoding META domain-containing protein produces the protein MKRIFAGTRLSQCILVAAGLLLAGCSGVQHQGVGSAQDGAPGGKQHMAEVSAAASDARVAVPSLAGTRWQVRRVADQPVPASINSTVQFDDQGHVFGSAGCNRFTGTYALDSGGLRVERLATTRKLCFSAIMYQEEALLRVLRGAERVYLLADELILESARERGLSRMIPLPEAAVSPHTTRPDSGIDA, from the coding sequence ATGAAGCGGATCTTTGCTGGTACTCGTCTGAGCCAATGTATCCTGGTCGCAGCAGGGTTGCTGCTGGCGGGCTGTTCAGGGGTGCAGCATCAGGGTGTCGGGTCGGCGCAGGACGGCGCGCCGGGTGGCAAGCAGCATATGGCTGAGGTCAGCGCTGCGGCTTCTGATGCAAGAGTGGCGGTACCCAGCCTTGCCGGCACCCGCTGGCAGGTAAGGCGGGTGGCTGATCAGCCGGTACCCGCATCGATCAATTCCACCGTTCAGTTTGATGATCAGGGGCATGTCTTCGGCTCTGCCGGCTGCAACCGGTTCACCGGTACCTATGCGCTGGACAGCGGTGGCTTGCGGGTCGAGCGTCTGGCCACGACCCGCAAACTCTGTTTCTCTGCCATCATGTACCAGGAAGAGGCGTTACTGCGCGTGCTGCGCGGTGCCGAGCGTGTCTATCTGCTGGCGGATGAGCTGATTCTGGAGTCGGCCCGCGAGCGGGGCCTCAGTCGCATGATTCCTCTGCCGGAGGCGGCTGTGTCGCCGCACACAACCCGCCCTGATTCAGGCATTGATGCCTGA
- the gcvA gene encoding transcriptional regulator GcvA encodes MHHWQPPPGGFETQRDKDINASPRWRYTGARYSRLERDLTGRDTIRRLPPLNALRSFEAAARHGSFNKAADELYVTPSAVSHQVKTLEDFLEVRLFLREKRRVSLTSAGERYLASVQLALDEIDSATRRLMASPNSVAVTISVAPAFLTRWLVPRIGQFQTEYPDVELRLSAAYGPIDFDHSDTDMAVNFGRGGWRDVESTHLLNVRLVPVCSPALLTGAKPLNTPEDLKRHTLIRVADRPDEWPRILRQAGVSSTDIGRVMTFSSTSLAMSAAMEGVGIALGDEKLVEREVRYGQLAKPFDLVLDSGNAFFLVYPKGRALSYGMKAFHDWVIEAITHDAPMSGINA; translated from the coding sequence TTGCATCACTGGCAACCACCGCCAGGCGGCTTTGAGACTCAACGGGACAAAGACATTAACGCTTCACCCCGGTGGCGCTATACTGGGGCTCGATATTCGCGCCTTGAGCGCGACCTGACAGGGAGAGATACCATCCGTCGTCTGCCACCACTCAATGCACTGCGCAGCTTTGAAGCCGCTGCGCGCCACGGCAGCTTCAACAAGGCGGCCGATGAACTCTATGTCACCCCCTCCGCCGTCAGTCACCAGGTCAAAACGCTGGAGGACTTTCTGGAGGTACGCCTGTTCCTGCGCGAGAAACGCAGAGTCAGCCTTACCAGTGCAGGCGAGCGCTACCTGGCCTCGGTGCAGCTGGCGCTGGATGAAATCGACAGTGCCACCCGGCGCCTGATGGCCTCGCCCAACTCGGTAGCGGTCACCATCAGCGTGGCTCCCGCCTTTCTGACCCGCTGGCTGGTGCCCCGCATTGGTCAGTTTCAAACCGAATACCCCGATGTCGAGCTGCGCCTGAGCGCAGCCTACGGCCCGATCGACTTTGATCACTCCGATACCGACATGGCGGTCAACTTTGGCCGTGGCGGCTGGCGCGATGTCGAAAGCACCCACCTGCTCAATGTCCGTCTGGTACCGGTCTGCAGCCCTGCGCTGCTCACCGGCGCCAAGCCCCTCAACACCCCCGAAGACCTCAAGCGCCACACCCTGATCAGAGTCGCCGACAGGCCCGACGAATGGCCGCGCATTCTGCGCCAGGCCGGCGTCAGCAGCACCGACATTGGCCGTGTCATGACATTCTCAAGCACATCCCTGGCCATGTCGGCCGCGATGGAGGGCGTGGGCATTGCCCTGGGTGATGAAAAACTGGTGGAGCGAGAAGTACGCTACGGCCAGCTGGCCAAGCCTTTCGACCTGGTGCTGGACAGCGGCAATGCCTTTTTCCTGGTGTACCCCAAGGGCCGCGCGCTGAGTTACGGCATGAAAGCGTTCCACGACTGGGTGATCGAAGCGATCACCCATGACGCGCCCATGTCAGGCATCAATGCCTGA
- a CDS encoding TIGR02647 family protein, whose translation MPYSPEMIEELNMLSRFNLMTTQEGLKVHHDAEVAVVSATARLFEKGLITQADGGYLTDLGREAAEHAQSALMILQSPPCN comes from the coding sequence ATGCCATATTCGCCTGAAATGATTGAAGAGCTGAACATGCTGAGTCGCTTCAATCTGATGACAACCCAGGAAGGTCTCAAGGTACACCACGATGCTGAAGTCGCGGTGGTTTCTGCCACCGCTCGGCTGTTTGAAAAAGGCCTGATCACCCAGGCTGATGGCGGTTACCTGACCGATCTCGGTCGCGAAGCGGCTGAACATGCCCAGTCGGCGCTGATGATCCTGCAGTCGCCACCCTGTAACTGA
- the nhaD gene encoding sodium:proton antiporter NhaD, whose protein sequence is MHWILLCLIVLAFVLIVAEDFVHINKAKSSLFLGTLVWLLAFIFPEPGVDAATIQAQLNENLLDIATLWLFLMAAMTFVAYLNQQGLITQMVYRILPARIGQRQLMLLMALLALAFSSLADNITASLIMLSLLSSLKLKTETVLKFAALLVFAVNSGGVSLITGDVTTLMIFLAGKVSISNLFMLIPAAILGVIVLLLTMLGGTTGELDIPHFRRPIGGRDKVIALLFVLTIGSTLFMSVYFSVPPVLSFLFGLSVMFLMYQFLNRNTPSSQSVLEYIREIEFDTLLFFLGVLLLVGMLKELSVLEQLPALYQVMPVYAANYVVGLLSALVDNVPLTAAILKSGIDMDRADWMGLTYATGVGGSLLIIGSAAGVIAMSKIEALSFATYLRFLPRLLLAYSVGYVAVLAIADAML, encoded by the coding sequence ATGCATTGGATACTGCTATGCCTTATTGTGCTGGCGTTTGTATTGATCGTGGCCGAAGACTTTGTCCATATCAATAAAGCCAAGTCGAGCCTGTTTTTGGGAACCCTCGTCTGGCTGCTGGCGTTTATCTTTCCTGAACCCGGTGTCGATGCCGCGACCATTCAGGCGCAACTGAACGAAAACCTGCTGGACATCGCCACCCTGTGGCTCTTTCTGATGGCGGCAATGACCTTCGTGGCCTACCTCAACCAGCAGGGTCTGATTACCCAGATGGTGTACCGCATTCTGCCGGCGCGTATCGGTCAGCGTCAGTTGATGCTCCTGATGGCGCTGCTGGCACTGGCGTTTTCGTCTCTGGCAGACAACATCACCGCATCCCTGATCATGCTATCACTGCTGTCTTCGCTCAAGCTTAAGACCGAAACCGTGCTGAAGTTTGCGGCATTGCTGGTGTTCGCCGTGAACTCCGGTGGCGTATCGCTGATTACCGGTGACGTAACGACCCTGATGATCTTCCTCGCCGGCAAGGTGAGTATCAGCAATCTGTTCATGCTGATTCCTGCGGCGATCCTCGGGGTTATTGTGCTGTTGTTGACGATGCTCGGCGGCACCACGGGCGAGCTGGATATTCCACATTTTCGGCGCCCCATTGGCGGGCGCGACAAGGTCATTGCGCTGCTGTTCGTGCTGACCATCGGCTCGACACTTTTCATGAGCGTGTATTTCAGTGTGCCACCGGTATTGAGTTTCCTGTTTGGGCTCTCGGTGATGTTCCTGATGTATCAGTTTCTCAACCGCAATACGCCCTCAAGCCAGAGTGTGCTGGAGTATATTCGCGAGATCGAGTTCGACACCCTGCTGTTCTTCCTCGGCGTATTGCTGCTGGTGGGTATGCTCAAGGAGCTGTCGGTGCTGGAGCAGCTGCCGGCGCTGTACCAGGTGATGCCGGTCTACGCGGCCAACTATGTGGTCGGTCTGCTGTCTGCGCTGGTGGACAACGTGCCTTTGACTGCAGCCATCCTCAAGTCTGGTATCGACATGGATCGCGCAGACTGGATGGGGCTGACCTATGCCACGGGTGTGGGTGGTTCTCTGCTGATCATCGGCTCGGCGGCGGGTGTTATTGCCATGAGCAAGATTGAAGCCCTCAGCTTTGCGACCTATCTGCGATTTCTGCCGCGTTTGTTGCTGGCCTACAGTGTGGGTTATGTGGCGGTGCTGGCAATCGCAGATGCCATGCTATAG
- a CDS encoding GNAT family N-acetyltransferase translates to MLELKIHTDIGAIGPDTWNRLCGIDYPFLRYEFLAALEDSHSVSPQTGWQSLHIAVEQDGDTIAVMPLYLKTHSYGEYVFDWAWADAYQRHGLDYYPKLVTAIPFTPAAGPRIGSSQPTATLMPALLDAIRQLAERFGASSWHGLFVEPGLRQSMEASNLTLRLGTQYHWLNEGFRNFDHFLEKFASRKRKNIRRERQKVLDQQISLRRIQGTELSPELLDIFYAFYQNTYLKRGRTGYLTPEFFQLLHRTMPEQLLLVIAEKGGQPVAGALSLKSSSTLYGRYWGCRDDYDSLHFETCYYQGIEYCIEQGLTRFDPGAQGEHKIQRGFQPIETWSGHWIRHPGFADAINKAMSTERDAMRAQIEELTTWLPFRKD, encoded by the coding sequence ATGCTTGAACTCAAGATTCACACCGACATCGGCGCTATAGGCCCAGACACCTGGAACCGACTCTGTGGCATCGACTACCCCTTTCTGCGCTATGAGTTTCTCGCCGCTCTGGAAGACAGCCATAGCGTCAGCCCGCAAACCGGCTGGCAGTCCCTGCATATCGCTGTCGAACAGGACGGCGACACCATCGCCGTCATGCCGCTGTACCTTAAAACCCACTCCTATGGCGAATATGTGTTCGACTGGGCCTGGGCGGATGCCTACCAGCGCCACGGGCTGGATTACTACCCCAAACTTGTCACTGCCATTCCGTTTACTCCCGCCGCCGGACCGCGCATTGGCAGCAGCCAACCGACAGCAACCCTGATGCCCGCCCTGCTGGATGCCATCAGACAGCTGGCTGAGCGCTTTGGGGCCTCATCCTGGCACGGCCTCTTTGTGGAACCCGGACTGCGACAGAGCATGGAAGCATCCAATCTCACGCTGCGTCTGGGCACCCAGTATCACTGGCTCAACGAGGGCTTTCGCAACTTCGACCATTTCCTGGAAAAATTTGCCTCACGCAAGCGCAAAAATATCCGCCGCGAACGCCAAAAGGTACTCGACCAGCAGATCAGCCTGCGCCGCATTCAAGGCACCGAACTTAGCCCCGAGCTACTCGACATTTTCTACGCCTTTTACCAGAACACCTATTTGAAACGCGGGCGCACAGGCTACCTGACACCCGAATTCTTCCAGCTGCTGCACCGGACCATGCCCGAACAACTGCTGCTGGTGATCGCCGAAAAAGGCGGCCAGCCCGTTGCGGGGGCACTATCCCTCAAGAGCAGCTCCACCCTGTACGGCCGCTACTGGGGCTGCCGGGATGACTACGACAGCCTGCATTTCGAAACCTGCTACTACCAGGGCATCGAATACTGCATCGAGCAGGGCCTGACCCGCTTCGACCCCGGCGCTCAGGGCGAACACAAGATCCAGCGCGGCTTCCAGCCGATCGAAACCTGGTCCGGCCACTGGATCAGGCACCCGGGCTTCGCCGACGCCATCAACAAGGCCATGAGCACCGAGCGCGATGCCATGCGGGCTCAAATCGAAGAATTGACGACCTGGCTGCCGTTTCGAAAGGACTGA
- a CDS encoding HIT domain-containing protein: MDELELEFELHPQLAQDCIPLGDFALCRLLLINDANYPWFVLVPRRSGVSEIYHLSSEDQVQLMRESCFLAENLADAFVARKMNVASLGNMVPQLHLHHIVRFEKDPAWPGPVWGKLPARTYTAEQVAGIRKKLQALMSGELDFVPQPA; encoded by the coding sequence ATGGATGAGCTGGAACTCGAATTTGAACTCCACCCGCAGCTGGCACAGGACTGTATCCCGTTGGGGGACTTTGCGCTCTGTCGTTTGCTGCTGATCAATGATGCCAACTATCCCTGGTTTGTGCTGGTGCCGCGGCGCAGCGGTGTCAGTGAAATTTACCATCTGTCGTCAGAGGATCAGGTGCAGCTGATGCGCGAATCCTGCTTTCTGGCCGAAAATCTGGCTGACGCCTTTGTCGCCCGCAAGATGAATGTTGCCTCTCTGGGCAATATGGTGCCACAGCTGCACCTGCATCACATCGTGCGGTTCGAAAAAGACCCGGCCTGGCCTGGGCCTGTATGGGGCAAGCTGCCTGCGCGCACTTACACTGCGGAGCAGGTTGCGGGTATCCGCAAGAAACTGCAGGCGCTGATGTCCGGTGAGCTGGACTTCGTGCCGCAGCCCGCCTGA
- the aspS gene encoding aspartate--tRNA ligase, whose amino-acid sequence MRSHYCGELREEHIGEDVTLMGWVHRRRDHGGVIFLDVRDREGISQVVFDPDREESFKLADSVRSEFVIELRGTVRARPDGTLNKDMSTGGIEVLGKELIILNKAETPPFQLDDHQQVGEDVRLRHRYIDLRRPEIQNKLRFRSKVTSALRTYLDGHGFLDIETPILTRATPEGARDYLVPSRTHEGSFFALPQSPQLFKQLLMVSGFDRYYQIAKCFRDEDLRADRQPEFTQVDIEASFMNEEEIMGMAEEMIRGVFQNLMNVDLGEFPRMPYAEAMRRFGSDKPDLRISMELVDVADLMATVDFKVFAGPAKDPKGRVAALKVPGGAVLTRKQIDDYTKFVSIYGARGLAWIKVNALEDGVEGLQSPIVKFLGEDVSLQIMQRLGAKNGDIVFFGADSAKIVSEAIGALRIKVAEDLGLIEREWAPLWVVDFPMFEETGKGGLTALHHPFTAPSCSVDELKSSPETALSRAYDMVLNGTELGGGSIRIHDQAMQKVVFKILGIEDEEAQEKFGFLLNALKYGAPPHGGLAFGLDRLVMLMTGSDSIREVIAFPKTQSASCMLTDAPGEVSAAQLHELNIRLRKTP is encoded by the coding sequence ATGCGCAGCCATTATTGCGGTGAGCTGAGAGAAGAACATATCGGCGAAGATGTGACGCTGATGGGTTGGGTTCACCGTCGCCGCGACCACGGCGGGGTTATCTTCCTCGACGTGCGTGATCGTGAAGGCATTTCCCAGGTTGTATTTGATCCGGACCGTGAAGAAAGCTTCAAGCTCGCGGACAGCGTGCGCAGCGAGTTTGTTATCGAACTGCGCGGTACAGTGCGAGCCCGTCCTGATGGCACTCTGAACAAGGATATGTCCACCGGCGGCATTGAAGTGCTGGGCAAGGAACTGATTATCCTGAACAAGGCGGAAACGCCGCCGTTCCAGCTGGACGACCATCAGCAGGTGGGCGAGGACGTGCGTCTGCGTCACCGTTACATCGACCTGCGCCGTCCTGAAATCCAGAACAAGCTGCGCTTTCGCTCCAAGGTGACCAGTGCGCTGCGCACCTACCTGGATGGCCATGGCTTCCTGGATATCGAAACCCCTATCCTGACCCGTGCCACGCCTGAAGGCGCGCGCGACTATCTGGTGCCAAGCCGTACCCATGAAGGGTCCTTCTTTGCGCTGCCGCAGTCGCCCCAGCTGTTCAAGCAGCTGCTGATGGTGTCCGGCTTTGACCGCTACTACCAGATTGCCAAGTGCTTCCGTGATGAAGACCTGCGTGCCGACCGCCAGCCTGAATTTACCCAGGTGGATATCGAAGCCTCGTTCATGAATGAGGAAGAGATCATGGGCATGGCCGAGGAAATGATCCGCGGTGTTTTCCAGAATCTGATGAATGTGGATCTGGGCGAATTCCCCCGCATGCCCTACGCCGAAGCCATGCGTCGCTTCGGTTCGGACAAGCCGGATCTGCGTATCTCCATGGAGCTGGTCGATGTTGCCGACCTGATGGCAACGGTCGACTTCAAGGTCTTCGCAGGCCCGGCCAAGGATCCCAAGGGCCGTGTTGCGGCACTGAAGGTTCCGGGCGGCGCCGTGCTGACCCGCAAGCAGATTGACGACTACACCAAGTTTGTCAGCATCTATGGTGCCCGCGGTCTGGCCTGGATCAAGGTCAATGCGCTGGAAGACGGTGTTGAGGGGCTGCAGTCGCCCATCGTCAAGTTCCTGGGTGAAGATGTCTCCCTGCAGATCATGCAGCGTCTGGGCGCCAAGAACGGTGATATCGTATTCTTTGGCGCCGACAGCGCCAAGATCGTCAGCGAAGCCATTGGTGCACTGCGCATCAAGGTGGCGGAAGATCTGGGTCTGATCGAGCGCGAGTGGGCACCGCTGTGGGTCGTGGACTTCCCGATGTTCGAGGAAACCGGCAAGGGCGGCCTTACCGCGCTGCACCATCCGTTCACGGCACCGAGCTGCAGCGTCGACGAGCTGAAATCCAGCCCTGAAACCGCACTGTCCCGCGCCTATGACATGGTGCTCAATGGTACTGAGCTGGGGGGCGGCTCCATCCGTATCCACGATCAGGCCATGCAGAAGGTGGTGTTCAAGATTCTGGGTATCGAGGACGAGGAAGCGCAGGAAAAATTTGGCTTCCTGCTCAATGCCCTTAAATACGGTGCGCCGCCCCACGGTGGTCTGGCATTCGGCCTTGATCGTCTGGTGATGCTGATGACCGGCTCCGACTCGATTCGTGAAGTTATTGCCTTCCCGAAAACCCAGAGCGCGTCCTGCATGCTGACCGATGCGCCGGGCGAAGTGAGTGCGGCTCAGTTGCACGAACTGAACATTCGTCTGCGCAAGACCCCCTGA
- a CDS encoding YebC/PmpR family DNA-binding transcriptional regulator yields the protein MAGHSKFANIKHRKAAQDAKRGKVFTKLIRELTVASKEGGPNPDDNPRLRAAVDKALGANMKRDTIDKAVARGAGGMDGESYDELTYEGYGINGVAILVECMTDNVNRTVSQVRAAFNKFGGNLGTNGSVSYLFEKKGQLSFGEGADEDAIMEAALDVGAEDVVGNDDGSVDVFTAPADFMTVKQGLADAGFESDFAEVSMIPATTVELDVETARRVMKLIDALDDLDDSQNVFHNADIPDEAMDGD from the coding sequence ATGGCAGGTCATTCGAAATTCGCCAACATCAAGCACCGCAAGGCGGCCCAGGATGCGAAGCGCGGCAAGGTTTTCACCAAGCTGATTCGCGAACTGACCGTGGCATCCAAGGAAGGCGGGCCTAATCCGGACGACAACCCGCGCCTGCGTGCGGCGGTGGACAAGGCGCTGGGTGCCAACATGAAGCGCGATACCATCGACAAGGCGGTTGCGCGCGGTGCCGGCGGCATGGACGGTGAAAGCTACGACGAGCTGACCTACGAAGGCTACGGCATCAACGGCGTGGCGATTCTGGTCGAGTGCATGACCGATAACGTCAACCGTACCGTGTCCCAGGTGCGTGCCGCCTTCAACAAGTTTGGTGGCAATCTGGGTACCAACGGTTCGGTGTCCTACCTGTTCGAGAAAAAAGGCCAGCTCAGCTTTGGTGAGGGCGCGGACGAAGATGCCATCATGGAAGCGGCGCTGGACGTGGGGGCTGAGGATGTGGTCGGCAATGACGACGGTTCTGTGGATGTGTTCACGGCGCCGGCGGATTTCATGACCGTCAAACAGGGTCTGGCAGACGCCGGTTTTGAGTCCGATTTTGCCGAGGTCTCGATGATTCCGGCCACTACGGTGGAGCTGGATGTCGAGACCGCCCGCAGGGTCATGAAGCTGATCGATGCGCTGGATGACCTGGATGATTCGCAGAATGTTTTCCACAATGCGGATATTCCCGACGAGGCGATGGACGGCGACTGA
- the ruvC gene encoding crossover junction endodeoxyribonuclease RuvC encodes MLILGIDPGSRITGYGVINHVDGRNEYVASGCIRIKGDELPERLRQVYAGVSEIVETYCPQEMAIEQVFMARNPDSALKLGQARGVAIVACSNRDLPVYEYAARKVKQAVVGNGGADKTQVQHMVSYLLKLPGLPQADAADALAIAICHAHTRSSMVRTLGVCASRNGRWRK; translated from the coding sequence ATGCTGATTCTAGGAATTGACCCCGGCTCTCGGATTACCGGGTACGGGGTGATCAACCATGTCGACGGGCGCAACGAATATGTTGCCAGTGGCTGTATTCGCATCAAGGGCGATGAACTGCCCGAACGGCTGCGGCAGGTTTACGCCGGCGTCAGTGAGATCGTCGAGACCTATTGCCCGCAGGAAATGGCGATCGAGCAGGTTTTCATGGCACGCAATCCGGACTCGGCCTTAAAGCTTGGGCAGGCGCGCGGTGTGGCCATCGTCGCCTGCAGTAATCGGGATCTGCCGGTGTATGAGTACGCCGCCCGCAAGGTCAAGCAGGCGGTGGTGGGCAATGGCGGCGCCGACAAGACGCAGGTGCAGCACATGGTGTCCTATTTGTTGAAATTGCCGGGTCTGCCCCAGGCTGATGCCGCCGATGCCCTGGCCATTGCCATCTGTCATGCCCATACCCGCAGCAGCATGGTGCGCACCCTGGGTGTCTGCGCCAGTCGCAACGGACGCTGGCGCAAATGA
- a CDS encoding trimeric intracellular cation channel family protein, producing the protein MTYLEFVYAADLAGVAVFATTGALAAQGKRLDILGVVVLGIVTALGGGTLRDITLNAHPVLWIGDTLYLWVAILSAVVAFVLSRYIQYPRRMLLILDALGLSLFAILGAQKAVALGMPDVVVVMMAVITGVAGGMIRDLLTGQVPLILQWNGEMYASCALVGALVYVVFSHVMTEPTRWLELSAMTIVFVFRMASIVAGLRLPEFIVAGHRLESPEEARNLERKEP; encoded by the coding sequence ATGACCTACCTTGAGTTTGTCTACGCGGCGGACCTTGCCGGTGTCGCCGTGTTTGCCACCACCGGGGCGCTCGCAGCCCAGGGCAAGCGACTGGATATTCTGGGTGTGGTGGTGCTGGGCATTGTGACGGCCCTGGGTGGCGGTACGCTGCGGGACATCACCCTGAATGCTCATCCTGTACTCTGGATCGGCGATACCCTCTATTTGTGGGTGGCCATTCTGAGTGCGGTTGTCGCCTTTGTGCTGTCGCGCTATATCCAGTACCCCAGGCGCATGTTGCTGATTCTGGATGCGCTGGGGTTGTCGCTGTTCGCCATTCTGGGGGCGCAGAAGGCCGTCGCCCTGGGAATGCCGGATGTGGTGGTGGTCATGATGGCGGTCATTACCGGCGTGGCCGGCGGCATGATTCGCGATCTCCTCACAGGTCAAGTGCCGCTGATTCTGCAATGGAACGGTGAAATGTACGCCAGCTGTGCGCTGGTGGGCGCGCTGGTGTATGTGGTGTTCAGCCATGTCATGACCGAGCCCACGCGCTGGCTGGAGCTCAGTGCCATGACCATAGTGTTTGTGTTTCGCATGGCCTCTATTGTGGCGGGCCTGCGGCTGCCCGAGTTTATAGTGGCGGGACACAGGCTGGAATCACCTGAAGAAGCCCGTAATCTGGAGAGAAAAGAGCCGTGA
- the ruvA gene encoding Holliday junction branch migration protein RuvA → MIGRLRGELLEKHPPQLLVEVGGVGYELEASMNTFYRLPERGKQVVLYTHFVVREDAQLLYGFADRGERSLFRALIKVNGVGPKLALTILSGIDADSFVRAVHQGDTASLVRLPGIGKKTAERLIVEMKDKLKELQVSGAGEFQLSAPGEQAPVAGPDAASEAESALVALGYKPAEATKAVSQAARLLDANAPCEALIRQALKSMVGG, encoded by the coding sequence GTGATAGGACGTCTGAGAGGGGAGTTGCTGGAAAAGCATCCGCCGCAGTTGCTGGTTGAGGTGGGTGGCGTTGGTTACGAGCTCGAGGCCTCGATGAATACCTTCTATCGCCTGCCCGAGCGCGGCAAGCAGGTGGTGCTCTATACCCACTTTGTGGTGCGTGAAGATGCACAGTTGCTTTACGGCTTTGCCGACCGGGGCGAGCGCAGTCTGTTCCGTGCCCTGATCAAGGTGAATGGCGTCGGTCCCAAGCTCGCGCTGACCATTCTATCGGGTATTGATGCCGACAGCTTTGTGCGGGCGGTGCATCAGGGCGATACCGCATCGCTGGTACGTTTGCCTGGTATTGGCAAAAAGACCGCCGAGCGGCTGATCGTCGAGATGAAAGACAAGCTCAAGGAGCTGCAGGTGTCCGGCGCCGGCGAGTTTCAGTTGTCCGCGCCCGGCGAGCAGGCGCCAGTAGCAGGCCCTGATGCGGCCTCCGAGGCGGAGAGTGCGCTGGTGGCGCTGGGCTACAAGCCGGCTGAAGCCACCAAGGCTGTGAGTCAGGCGGCGCGGCTACTGGATGCCAATGCGCCCTGTGAGGCGTTGATTCGTCAGGCGCTCAAGTCAATGGTCGGGGGGTGA
- the ruvB gene encoding Holliday junction branch migration DNA helicase RuvB: MIEADRFIAPQASPTEDVLDRAIRPKTLADYEGQPRVREQMEIFIEAARKRGEALDHTLIFGPPGLGKTTLANIIANEMKGAIKTTSGPVLEKAGDVAAMLTSLEPGDILFIDEIHRLSPNVEEILYPAMEDYQLDIMIGEGPAARSIKIELPPFTLVGATTRAGLLTSPLRDRFGIVQRLEFYGVDDLAHIVERSARLSGTSIAPEGALEVARRARGTPRIANRLLRRARDYAEVKGNGEIDRQTADLALNMLSVDERGFDHMDRRLLLAMIEKFGGGPVGVDNLAAAISEERDTIEDVLEPYLIQQGYIMRTPRGRIVTDHAYLHFGLEVPERTS, translated from the coding sequence ATGATCGAAGCGGACCGTTTTATTGCGCCCCAGGCGAGCCCGACGGAGGATGTGCTGGACAGGGCAATACGCCCCAAGACGCTGGCGGACTACGAAGGCCAGCCGCGGGTGCGCGAGCAGATGGAAATTTTCATTGAGGCGGCACGCAAGCGTGGCGAAGCCCTGGATCACACCCTGATATTTGGACCGCCCGGCCTTGGCAAGACCACACTTGCCAATATCATTGCCAACGAGATGAAGGGCGCCATCAAGACGACCTCGGGTCCGGTGCTGGAAAAGGCCGGTGATGTGGCCGCCATGCTGACCAGTCTTGAGCCCGGAGACATTCTCTTTATCGACGAAATCCACCGTCTAAGCCCCAATGTCGAGGAGATTCTCTATCCGGCCATGGAGGACTATCAGCTCGATATCATGATCGGTGAGGGGCCGGCGGCGCGCTCGATCAAGATCGAGTTGCCACCCTTTACCCTGGTAGGCGCCACGACCCGTGCCGGGCTGCTGACATCCCCGCTGCGGGACCGCTTTGGCATAGTGCAGCGGCTGGAGTTCTATGGCGTTGATGATTTGGCGCACATCGTGGAGCGCTCGGCGCGTCTGTCGGGTACCAGTATTGCGCCTGAGGGTGCGCTGGAAGTCGCCCGGCGGGCGCGGGGTACGCCACGTATCGCCAATCGTTTGTTGCGACGCGCACGGGATTACGCCGAGGTTAAGGGTAATGGCGAGATTGACCGGCAGACGGCGGATCTGGCGCTCAACATGCTCAGCGTCGACGAGCGCGGCTTTGATCATATGGACCGGCGCCTGTTGCTGGCGATGATCGAGAAGTTTGGCGGCGGGCCTGTCGGGGTGGATAACCTGGCGGCGGCGATCTCGGAGGAACGCGATACCATCGAGGATGTGCTTGAGCCCTATCTCATTCAGCAGGGCTATATCATGCGCACGCCCAGGGGGCGCATCGTCACGGATCATGCGTATCTGCACTTTGGCCTTGAGGTGCCTGAGCGCACCTCCTGA
- the tolR gene encoding protein TolR — MIRRQKRKRKLNAEINVVPYIDVMMVLLVIFMVTAPMLTQGVDVQLPKASADPVDSKDSEPLIVTVDAEGQYYINIGGADQSVVSAEDVGERVQKVLAANPDKMLLVKGDKRVEYDKVVGLMVLLQQAGAPSVGLVTE, encoded by the coding sequence ATGATTAGACGACAGAAGCGCAAGCGCAAACTCAACGCCGAGATCAACGTTGTACCCTATATCGACGTCATGATGGTGCTGCTGGTGATCTTCATGGTCACCGCCCCCATGCTGACCCAGGGTGTGGATGTGCAGTTGCCCAAGGCCTCCGCTGACCCGGTGGACAGCAAGGACAGCGAGCCGCTGATCGTCACGGTGGATGCTGAGGGTCAGTACTACATCAACATCGGTGGTGCCGACCAGTCGGTGGTCAGTGCTGAGGATGTCGGTGAGCGCGTGCAGAAGGTGCTGGCGGCGAATCCGGACAAGATGCTGCTGGTCAAAGGCGACAAGCGCGTTGAATATGACAAGGTGGTCGGGCTGATGGTGCTGTTGCAACAGGCCGGCGCACCCAGTGTCGGGCTGGTAACAGAGTAG